The following are encoded in a window of Cervus canadensis isolate Bull #8, Minnesota chromosome 11, ASM1932006v1, whole genome shotgun sequence genomic DNA:
- the LOC122449263 gene encoding olfactory receptor 52N1, translated as MYLIYSEETLHRPMYIFLALLSFTDVLMCTSTLPNTLCILWFNLKEIDFKACLAQMFFVHTFTGMESGVLMLMALDRFVAICYPLRYATILTSSVIAKAGLLTFLRGVMLVIPFTFLTKRLPYCRGNVIPHTYCDHMSVAKISCGNVKVNAVYGLMVAVLIGGFDILCITVSYTMILRAVVSLSSAEARQKAFSTCTAHIFAIVITYVPAFFTFFTHRFGGRSIPPHIHIIMANLYLLMPPTMNPIVYGIKTKQIRTCITRFLLQGKDNPLHNI; from the coding sequence ATGTATCTCATCTACTCTGAAGAAACCTTACACAGACCAATGTACATCTTCCTAGCCCTTCTTTCCTTCACAGATGTTCTCATGTGCACCAGCACGCTTCCCAACACTCTCTGCATATTGTGGTTCAATCTCAAGGAGATTGATTTTAAGGCCTGCCTGGCCCAGATGTTCTTTGTGCACACCTTCACAGGGATGGAGTCTGGGGTGCTCATGCTCATGGCCCTGGACCGCTTTGTGGCCATCTGCTACCCCTTGCGCTATGCTACTATTCTCACTAGTTCAGTCATTGCCAAGGCTGGGCTCCTCACTTTTCTTAGAGGTGTAATGCTTGTTATCCCCTTCACTTTCCTCACCAAACGCTTGCCGTACTGCAGGGGCAATGTCATACCACATACCTACTGTGACCACATGTCTGTGGCCAAGATATCCTGTGGCAATGTTAAGGTCAATGCCGTCTATGGTTTGATGGTTGCCGTCTTGATTGGGGGCTTTGACATCCTGTGCATCACAGTCTCCTACACCATGATCCTCCGGGCAGTGGTCAGCCTGTCCTCAGCAGAGGCTCGGCAGAAGGCCTTCAGCACCTGCACTGCACACATCTTTGCCATCGTCATTACCTATGTCCCAGCCTTCTTCACCTTCTTTACACATCGTTTTGGGGGACGCTCCATTCCTCCACACATACATATTATTATGGCTAATCTCTATCTACTCATGCCTCCTACAATGAATCCTATTGTGTATGGGATAAAAACCAAGCAGATACGAACATGTATCACTAGGTTCTTGCTTCAAGGAAAGGACAATCCTCTGCATAACATTTAA